The sequence below is a genomic window from Cicer arietinum cultivar CDC Frontier isolate Library 1 chromosome 6, Cicar.CDCFrontier_v2.0, whole genome shotgun sequence.
CAAACTGCAAAACCTTCTTAGGAACCCTAGCAGCAACAATTCCAGAACCACGAGGGGCAGGAACCATCCTGACAGTAACAGAACCACACTTTCCAGTAACCTTACAAGGAACAGTGTGTGGCTTACCAATCTTATTACCCCAATAACCTCTCCTAACAGGAATAACAGAAAGCTTAGCCAAAATAATAGCACCACGAATAGCAGTAGCAACTTCTTTGCTACACTTAACACCCAAACCAACGTGACCGTTATTGtcaccaacaacaacaaaagctTTGAACCGGGTTCTCTGACCGGCCCGAGTCTGTTTCTGAACCGGCATGATTTTCATCACCTCGTCTTTGAGAGTGGGACCCACGAGTGTGTCGATGATTTGATGCTCCTTGATTGGGAGTGAGTGAAGGTAGATGTGCTCTAAGCTTCGGATCTTACCTTCCTTCACGAGACGACCTAGCTTTGTCACGGGAACCCATTTTTCTTCCTCTTCGCGTCTTCCTCCGGTTCTGCGGCGACCACCGCGGCCTCTGTCACCGCGTCCGCCACGTCCACCACGACCGCCGAAGCCGCTTCCGAAGCCACCACGATCTCCACCACCTCGTTCTGCCATGTTGATGATAAGTGTGAGAATGGGAGAGAACGGCAACAAAAGTTTTCTGCTGCAGAGATTGACTATACAATTTATCTGAGAATTAGGGTTTCATGTTCTTATAAATGTAAGAGGTAGGGTTTTCTGTCTGGGCTTGGGTTGGCTGGTTCAATGAAGCCCATGCTTCACCCCAAACAAATTCACGTGACCCTATTTTGGGCTAGGactgtttattttcttttaccaCTTCTTTTGATGGAATTTCGTTcttattatttgaagaaaaaatttatattttcataattatttaagtgataaataaaaaaacattaaaattaatcaacattaattgtattttataatttatgaagGAATtacttgtctttttttttttttttgaaattacatACTATGTCTCTTTGCAAGTACTTTTTCAcgtataaagaaaattaagcagcaatttaatatatgtattttatgtgTGATGTTTCtaactttgaatttttatttttcaaaataaattaatattaataagaggaatgttatgaaaataataatattaaatacatttaataatttaaaagagtatttatattttaatttttctcaaataGATATAATTATGAACGAATAAAGTATTAGTAAAAACAGGAAAAAGTAAAtgagatttaattattttaaaaattgttatagaTATGCTAGACTAACTATAGAGCAATTCTTTCTAAACAAATATACTATAGGACAATTTGCGTTTATTCATGTTGacaatattttaagtttatacTTTTCAAACAAATTTCATGGATGTCGATGAGAAATACCAATAATATTCTTGTGAATGCACTCTTTTATACAACGTTGGATATTTATTAGGTTTAATATAATCTTTAGGGTTTGTTGATTGAAACAAAATGAGGACACGAGAGATTTTTTAATAGCAAAGAGGGAAGAAGACGAAAAGGAATTATGAAATCTCAACTTCGATTGAGCAAATGAGGGATATTTGATGGCAAGTACTATCACATGCGTGCTTACTGGAATggtgatatttgatatattttgtttggatGTTTCGCATTTGCTGCTATACTATATCGTGAAAGTACATAACTCAATTTATGATATGTTTTGTATTTGTAGAAGTTTGTGCGATGTGTGGCAAGCAAATTCTTGACACCAAGTTATATAAACAACGCATTGTGTAGTGCATTTGTCCTGCATTGTGGTTTTTCAGGGACCTCTGAAAACAAAGGAGGTGGGATGGGAAATTTCCAACCATTTTTTGTGCTCAACCTAGAGTCTGTAGAGCTTTCCAAAGATCAAACAAAGAAAATGTAAGGAAACCAATAAAGATCCCATACAATGCAATATGAAATCAGAATAAAGTTGGAATTGCTacaattttctattattttctcCCATGTAAACAAATTATGAGACATGAAATCGATAACTTATTCAAAATAAACACTAAATCTCTATAACAAGATTTCCTTCTTAACTCTCCCTTTCTTACAAAAGCAATTAAACAAAACATTGACAGCTAGATCGAGCAAATTGGGAGAAGCTGTATTGTTAATTTGTTTCGTAGTTTGATTTTATCTACATATATACATTAGCCTTTTTGTATCAAATACACATCAGCATTTTGAAACCCTGATTCGATCACATAATTAAACTGGATTCATACTATATCTTGGCTTTTCTCTACTATTCAATCACACCTGCTCATTTCCCTTAAGAATATTGTACTTGCAAAGAGGACAAGTTGCATTCATCTTTAGCCATTTTACAATGCATGTGGAATGGAAATGGTNNNNNNNNNNNNNNNNNNNNNNNNNNNNNNNNNNNNNNNNNNNNNNNNNNNNNNNNNNNNNNNNNNNNNNNNNNNNNNNNNNNNNNNNNNNNNNNNNNNNNNNNNNNNNNNNNNNNNNNNNNNNNNNNNNNNNNNNNNNNNNNNNNNNNNNNNNNNNNNNNNNNNNNNNNNNNNNNNNNNNNNNNNNNNNNNNNNNNNNNNNNNNNNNNNNNNNNNNNNNNNNNNNNNNNNNNNNNNNNNNNNNNNNNNNNNNNNNNNNNNNAAGAGCGTGAAGTTCCGCTCCATCCTCATATGGAGAGATGCATATACAGCATTCCTGAAAAGTAAACAGCGTTCATAAAAGATTTACGAAATATTATTTTCACAAAATGTTTTATACCCTAATGTAGAAATTAgatttattactattttcctTTGAACAACCAGATTTTCAAGCACAGAAGTACATAAAAGGTGACGATAAAAATATTCATACTCAGTGATCAAGATAGAAAACCAACGAACCACTTAGCGATTAACAGCATAAGACTGAAAGAAATTAATTGTCTATGGTAACTCATACCGCATCCTCAGGTGAAAGTGCCCGTTCATTTGCACCATTGCAATTTTCAATAGGAACCATTGATCCACCTCTCTGACCAGGTGTTTCCTCGTTGCTTAGCGCTTGAAACCCGTATTTTGGAAGTATACTGAGATCTGATTCAGATGCCCCCTCCTATCTCACGAAACAAACAgtgagaattaaaaaaatggaaGGCCACAAATATTTGCAATTTTTCTatcagaaattaaaaaaaacatacctGTCCTGCAACGGCATAGAGAATACCAATAATACAGGGTAAACAGCAACAGAGAGCAATACCAATTAAGCATGCCAAAACAACGCAAAAGATGGCAAAGAAGACATCAAATGCTAGAAAAACAACAGCCAACCTGTACAAATTACAGGAAGAAAAAACATAAGGATaactttctttaaaaataaaagaaattgaataaAACAATTTTCCGAAAAAACAAGTAcagtataataaatataactattcTTAAAAAATCGCTGCTTTGCagtgaaaattttaatttaaagaagAATAGCCATTGATTTTATAAGGAAAAAAACAAAGCCCGTTAGGATATAGAATAAAGGGAAATTATAGTAGTTAAAGTAGTTAATGGTTGTTGGATTAGATAGTTAGGTTAGTTATTTTCTGTGTGTTAGTTGATGTTTTAAGGTAGTTGCTATTAATCCTTTTCCCTATCCTTGTGTATAGGAAGTCTATAAATATAGACTTTCATTCCCTTAGAAATGATCTTTTGCAAAATTAGAAATTGACTGGTGTAAACCATTATAGGAGTGTTCTTCCTCTAAATCCATGGAATCTAATTCTTGGGTTCCTAACAATTGGTCCGACCTGTCGGATCTCAAGGGAGTGCCCGCGTTTATGGAATGCAGGATTGGCGGGCCAAGAAGGTTGAAGACTCTATTTAAAGACCTCCAATACATTATAATAGGGATTAGGTCCAAGGTAACTAATAACAACATAAACACTAAAACAGTTGCACCTATACAACTACTAACAACCTAGGAACACAACTACTAACCAACTCCTAACTATCCCTATTTCTATATCCTTACAAAGTCCATTTGCTTTGTCCTTATTTAAAACTTCAAAAGTGGCACGCCCAGTTGATTTGGTCCCTTaaagtaagaaaaataaaaataaaatgctaaAAGTGGATGATGTCTATCACATTAACCCAAAAGTTAGTCTCCGTTTGCTAACATCTGTCGATGTGAGGATTTGACTCGTTAGCGCCAAATATGATGCTACATCCCTACAGACTAAAATGGCAATGTTTGATCTTGATGCTATACTAAGCAATCCTTAATATTGTTCAATGAGTAATGTTATTGGAAAAcaaaatttgacacaaaatgagACACAAATACAATACTTTGACATTTTAGGAAAAACAAAACGTGATCccacaatattttatttgtgtcaaATTTTAAGTTCCACTAACATTACTCTTGTTCAATTTGGGTCCCGAGAACCCTAAACCCAATTTTTGCTTccccattttttctttttccgtGTAAGTGTAAAGCTGCACTGTCTTTAAGTCATCTATGTTTTAAACATGTGACATAATATTTTTCATCTGTAGTCAATTCTGAATAACTTGGCAACTCTGACCTGTTAActgaatatttataattgttttcaccAAATAATGATAAAATGCATCACTCACTACATTTGTCTACTTATAAGTTTTTGGACTCTTCCCATTTTATGAAGTGACAATTCTCTTGCTAGTTATCACAATGTTTACTTTCCTAGTTATCcttcaatttattatatatcaaCTACTAATTCAAATGATTAAACAATATCACTTTAGTCCTTGATGATGTAGCACTCTCGGAGAGGATAAATGGCAAAGTACTTGGCACATAATGTGCCAAATCATCTCACTCACACACGATAGCAAACTAATGGAgagaaattttttaagaaagtgAATTTGTAGATAATGGTAAAAGAATgcttatcattaatatattttttaatatatagagTATTATACCAACATGGAAATGATTTTAAGAATTTGTTTAAGCCCTCCAATACAATTTTAGAGTTCCTCCAAAATGGGGGAATTTTGTATTATGAATAAAAACAAATCCCTCAAAGCCCCTCCCCTCCCCTCCCCTCCAAACTTGCAAACAAAGTCTTAgtgaattaaaaataactaatcAGAAGAACCAATTGATGGGGGATGACACAAGTCCTTTAGTTAAATAACAGCAACTAATCAGAAGAACCAGTTGATGGGGGGATATACGAAGATTTTAAAGTTTACTGTGCCAATTTGCAAAAGGCTCAAAGTTTAAGATTGTTGgttatattatctttttttgtcCTTAAAAAATCAACCAATATACAAACGTTATTCACTGAGTGCAATCCTTACCAGTACAACCGTGGAGCATCTTGAATAAGAATATCACCACCATAGACAACCCAGTAGAAGCCCACCATCCACCAAAGCAATGAAAGCATTGTATTCAACGATGCACATCGTTTTGCAAATCTGAGTTAGATAATCAAAATCAGTATCTACAATTCTTCATTACCTAGCACAGTCCAaaaagtatataataataataaacagaACTACACACAACTCCCAGTAGAATAACATGCTTTAGCACCAAAGCACACTAAGACAGTAACGAGGATTTAATTCCTTTTTTACACAGTGAATAGATGGTCCACCAGTTTGTCCTCACGGTACACAAAATGAAATGCAGTCTCTGTGCCAACACATCAGTGAGTGACTCCTTTTACTGCCATCTCACTGAAGCTCA
It includes:
- the LOC101493334 gene encoding E3 ubiquitin protein ligase RIE1, giving the protein MSSPNYTQAPLLRPRRVGRTPVLALLLGRRGPSVLVRETAARELEERRADWGYSKPVVLLDVAWNTAFVVVAAVMLGCTVEENPNTPIRLWICGYAVQCLVHVALVWLEYRRRNGIEGGRDEESLDDEVNDSEDDDDAELRNFSRSGFAKRCASLNTMLSLLWWMVGFYWVVYGGDILIQDAPRLYWLAVVFLAFDVFFAIFCVVLACLIGIALCCCLPCIIGILYAVAGQEGASESDLSILPKYGFQALSNEETPGQRGGSMVPIENCNGANERALSPEDAECCICISPYEDGAELHALXXXXHFHSTCIVKWLKMNATCPLCKYNILKGNEQV
- the LOC101493001 gene encoding small ribosomal subunit protein uS5x-like — encoded protein: MAERGGGDRGGFGSGFGGRGGRGGRGDRGRGGRRRTGGRREEEEKWVPVTKLGRLVKEGKIRSLEHIYLHSLPIKEHQIIDTLVGPTLKDEVMKIMPVQKQTRAGQRTRFKAFVVVGDNNGHVGLGVKCSKEVATAIRGAIILAKLSVIPVRRGYWGNKIGKPHTVPCKVTGKCGSVTVRMVPAPRGSGIVAARVPKKVLQFAGIDDVFTSSRGSTKTLGNFVKATFDCLLKTYGFLTPEFWKETRFSKSPFQEYTDLLAKPTGKALILEEEKVEA